A section of the Corynebacterium auris genome encodes:
- the gatB gene encoding Asp-tRNA(Asn)/Glu-tRNA(Gln) amidotransferase subunit GatB, with amino-acid sequence MTAYDLMDYSEVLEKYDPVMGLEVHVELATETKMFSTASAHFGAEPNTNIDPVSLGLPGALPVVNAKGVEWAIKIGLALNCQIAERSRFARKNYFYPDQPKNYQISQYDEPIAYDGYLDVVLEDGTEWRVEIERAHMEEDTGKLTHLGSASGRITGATASLVDCNRAGIPLIEIVTKPIIGAGERAPEVAKAYVGALRELVKALGVSDARMDQGSMRCDANVSLRPIGQEKFGTRTETKNINSLKSVEQAVRFEMMRQAAALDNGEEIVQETRHYQEKDGTTSKGRPKEEASDYRYFNDPDLPPVIAKPEWVEEIRATLPELPWVRRARIQEEWQLPEKEFRDLVNAGALDLVADTVEAGTTPDEARAWWVSYIMSKANELGRDLDAVGVEPKDVARVVQLVKAGKLTTKLGRQAIDGVIAGEGGVDEVVGKRGLEVVRDDGAIEKAVDDALAANPDIVEKYRAGNKKVTGAIVGAVMKATQGKADPGQVNKLIAQKLK; translated from the coding sequence ATGACTGCCTACGACCTGATGGATTACAGCGAGGTGCTGGAGAAGTACGACCCAGTGATGGGTCTTGAGGTGCACGTTGAGCTCGCGACGGAAACGAAGATGTTCTCCACCGCCTCGGCTCACTTCGGCGCCGAACCCAACACGAACATTGATCCGGTCTCGTTGGGGCTGCCGGGAGCGCTCCCGGTGGTCAACGCGAAGGGCGTGGAGTGGGCCATCAAGATCGGGCTCGCGCTGAACTGTCAGATCGCGGAGCGCTCCCGCTTCGCCCGGAAGAATTACTTCTACCCGGACCAGCCGAAGAACTACCAGATCTCGCAGTACGACGAGCCCATCGCGTACGACGGCTACCTCGACGTCGTCCTCGAGGACGGCACCGAGTGGCGCGTGGAGATCGAGCGCGCGCATATGGAGGAGGACACCGGCAAGCTCACCCACTTAGGCTCCGCGTCGGGGCGCATCACGGGCGCGACGGCCTCGCTGGTGGACTGCAACCGCGCCGGCATCCCGCTCATCGAGATCGTGACCAAGCCGATCATCGGCGCGGGCGAACGCGCCCCTGAGGTGGCCAAGGCGTACGTCGGTGCGCTGCGGGAGCTGGTCAAGGCGCTCGGCGTGTCGGACGCCCGTATGGACCAGGGCAGCATGCGCTGCGACGCCAACGTCTCGCTGCGCCCCATCGGCCAGGAGAAGTTCGGCACCCGCACCGAGACGAAGAACATCAACTCGCTGAAGTCGGTGGAGCAGGCGGTGCGCTTCGAGATGATGCGCCAGGCAGCGGCGCTCGATAATGGCGAGGAGATCGTCCAGGAAACGAGGCACTACCAGGAAAAGGACGGAACGACGTCGAAGGGGCGCCCGAAGGAGGAGGCGAGCGACTACCGCTACTTCAACGACCCGGACCTGCCGCCGGTGATTGCGAAGCCGGAGTGGGTCGAAGAGATCCGCGCAACCCTGCCGGAGCTGCCGTGGGTGCGTCGCGCGCGCATCCAGGAGGAGTGGCAGCTGCCGGAGAAAGAGTTCCGCGATCTGGTCAACGCCGGCGCGCTCGACCTCGTGGCGGACACCGTGGAGGCGGGCACCACCCCGGACGAGGCGCGCGCATGGTGGGTCTCGTACATCATGTCGAAGGCGAACGAGCTGGGCCGCGACCTCGACGCCGTCGGTGTCGAGCCGAAGGACGTCGCCCGAGTGGTGCAGCTGGTCAAGGCGGGCAAGCTCACGACGAAGCTGGGGCGCCAGGCCATCGACGGCGTCATCGCGGGTGAGGGGGGCGTCGACGAGGTCGTCGGGAAGCGCGGGCTCGAGGTCGTGCGCGACGACGGCGCTATCGAGAAGGCCGTCGACGATGCTCTTGCCGCGAACCCCGACATCGTGGAGAAGTACCGCGCGGGCAACAAGAAGGTCACCGGAGCGATCGTCGGCGCGGTGATGAAGGCGACGCAGGGCAAGGCGGACCCCGGCCAGGTGAACAAGCTCATCGCGCAGAAGCTCAAGTAG
- a CDS encoding YkvI family membrane protein, with the protein MRKSVTVALAFVGLLVGAGFASGQETIQYFLAYGYWGIVGAIVAGITIVVVGASLFQLGSYYLADDHSAVFRNVSYPVVSTFMDVATMLTLFSIGFVMIAGGGSNLEQQFGFPTWVGSAILTFFLILSGFLDVDKLTRVISAITPFLILAVLAALVVTILNMPENIGGLNELAMQNEPTSGVFNNWLISALNYASLCVIMAVSMILVIAGSQLNPREAGVGGLIGGMLFASLLVILVFIIFLNMESAFGADFPLLMVFNSMHPAVGIVVSIVIYMMVYNTAVGMFYAMSRRLTASHPERFRPVYFTVVLIGFALSFIGFADLVSWVYPVLGYLGMALIVVMVIGWINGRAGIRAETRRRERLASLAATALDPGEDDLTSAQRREIEKLVDESNVADTHLWQSVQEEVAADLDADSSSEFSLEDNPALNPEADSYNGAPTPSDAPINWAAYEKMYETGSFPAVSPADKSKDTDGR; encoded by the coding sequence ATGAGAAAATCGGTTACGGTCGCCCTCGCCTTCGTCGGTCTCCTCGTCGGGGCCGGCTTCGCGTCGGGGCAGGAGACCATTCAGTACTTTCTTGCCTACGGCTACTGGGGCATCGTCGGGGCCATCGTCGCCGGCATCACCATCGTCGTGGTCGGTGCCAGCCTGTTCCAGCTCGGCTCCTACTACCTCGCCGACGACCACAGCGCCGTCTTCCGCAACGTCTCCTACCCCGTCGTGTCCACCTTCATGGATGTGGCCACGATGCTGACCCTGTTTTCCATCGGCTTTGTCATGATCGCCGGCGGGGGGTCCAACTTGGAGCAGCAGTTCGGCTTCCCCACCTGGGTCGGCTCCGCCATCCTGACGTTCTTCCTTATCCTGTCGGGCTTCCTGGACGTCGATAAGCTCACCCGCGTGATCTCGGCGATTACCCCCTTCCTCATCCTCGCCGTGCTCGCAGCGTTGGTGGTGACGATCCTCAACATGCCCGAGAACATCGGCGGCCTCAACGAGCTGGCGATGCAGAACGAGCCCACCAGCGGCGTGTTCAACAACTGGCTGATCTCGGCGCTGAACTACGCCTCGCTGTGTGTCATTATGGCGGTGTCGATGATCCTCGTCATCGCGGGATCCCAGCTCAACCCCCGCGAAGCCGGCGTCGGCGGGCTGATCGGCGGCATGCTGTTTGCCAGCCTGCTGGTCATCCTTGTCTTCATCATCTTCCTCAACATGGAAAGCGCGTTCGGCGCCGACTTCCCGCTGCTCATGGTGTTCAACAGCATGCACCCGGCAGTCGGCATCGTGGTCTCCATCGTCATCTACATGATGGTCTACAACACGGCGGTGGGCATGTTCTACGCCATGTCGCGGCGCCTGACCGCCTCCCACCCGGAGCGCTTCCGCCCCGTCTACTTCACCGTTGTCCTCATCGGCTTTGCACTGTCCTTCATCGGTTTCGCAGACCTGGTCAGCTGGGTCTACCCGGTGCTGGGGTACCTGGGCATGGCGCTCATCGTGGTCATGGTGATCGGCTGGATCAACGGCCGCGCCGGCATCCGCGCCGAAACGAGGCGCCGCGAACGCCTGGCCAGCCTGGCCGCCACCGCTCTCGACCCCGGCGAGGACGACCTCACCTCGGCGCAGCGCCGCGAGATCGAGAAGCTTGTCGACGAGTCCAACGTCGCCGACACCCACCTGTGGCAGTCGGTGCAGGAGGAGGTCGCCGCCGACCTGGACGCCGACTCCTCCAGCGAGTTCTCCCTCGAGGACAACCCCGCGCTCAACCCAGAGGCCGACTCCTACAACGGGGCCCCGACCCCCTCGGATGCGCCCATTAACTGGGCGGCCTACGAGAAGATGTACGAAACGGGTTCCTTCCCCGCAGTCTCCCCGGCAGACAAGTCGAAAGACACGGACGGACGCTAA
- a CDS encoding DoxX family membrane protein: MSEKNWRDVTSDDFDDVPEVPTYRHDAGNGAAPTPPQDIYERTGKAAPTEVFPVSPAPAPAAAEPTEYLAPAGPAPVGGETAVAPAMSEPANLPARRGTTDFGLLLLRLLVGGYLILDAVRIFFRLGGSAGIEGLENAFAAYAYGDVLAVVIPTLALAAGVFLVLGLIAPVAAMVAVVVSAFGAAHALAQSGVGANPLDWDAALWLPVMLFGTSFVLQFTGPGLYGVDAGRSWARRPLASSFVCAALGVAVAILVWWFGAGVNPLA, encoded by the coding sequence ATGAGCGAGAAGAACTGGCGAGACGTAACCTCCGACGACTTCGACGACGTGCCCGAGGTGCCCACCTACCGACACGACGCGGGAAACGGCGCGGCCCCCACGCCCCCGCAGGACATCTACGAGCGGACCGGAAAGGCCGCCCCAACGGAAGTGTTCCCGGTCAGCCCCGCGCCCGCCCCCGCTGCGGCGGAGCCGACGGAGTATCTGGCCCCCGCCGGGCCCGCCCCGGTCGGGGGAGAAACCGCGGTGGCCCCCGCAATGTCCGAGCCCGCCAACCTGCCCGCCCGCCGCGGCACCACCGACTTCGGTCTTCTCCTGTTGCGCCTTCTGGTCGGTGGGTATCTCATCCTGGACGCGGTGCGGATTTTCTTCCGGCTCGGCGGCTCGGCCGGAATCGAGGGGCTGGAAAACGCTTTCGCGGCCTACGCCTACGGTGACGTCCTGGCCGTCGTCATTCCCACCCTGGCGCTCGCCGCCGGAGTGTTTCTTGTGCTTGGGCTCATCGCGCCGGTCGCCGCTATGGTCGCCGTCGTGGTCAGTGCCTTCGGCGCGGCGCACGCGCTGGCGCAATCTGGGGTGGGGGCGAACCCGCTGGATTGGGACGCGGCGCTGTGGCTGCCCGTGATGCTTTTCGGCACCAGCTTCGTGCTGCAGTTCACCGGGCCGGGCCTCTACGGTGTCGACGCAGGGCGCAGCTGGGCCCGGCGCCCCCTGGCCAGCTCCTTCGTCTGCGCGGCGCTGGGCGTTGCCGTTGCCATCCTGGTGTGGTGGTTCGGCGCGGGCGTCAACCCGCTGGCCTAG
- the ilvD gene encoding dihydroxy-acid dehydratase — translation MIPLRSRVTTVGRQAAGARALWRATGTQENEFGKPIVAIVNSYTQFVPGHVHLKDVGDIVAKAVRAAGGIPKEFNTIAVDDGIAMGHSGMLYSLPSREIISDSVEYMVNAHTVDAMVCISNCDKITPGMLNAAMRLNIPAVFVSGGPMEAGKAISVGGVTKPKSDLIDAIALSADDSVSDAQLDDIANNACPTCGSCSGMFTANSMNCLTEALGLSLPGNGTTLATHTARRALFEKAGETIVELCNRYYGEGDETVLPRSVASEHAFRNAMALDMAMGGSTNTILHILAAAQEGEVDFDLTDIDELSHQIPCLSKVAPNGDAHVEDVHRAGGIPAILGELDRAGLLHKDVHTVAYPSLDAWLADWDIRSENPLEDAVELYHAAPGGQRTTQAFSQSARWSSLDTDSTVGVIHDVEHPFTSDGGLVVLRGNLAPDGAILKTAGVEEGLWEFSGPARVVDSQEQAVSTILAREVQEGEVVVIRYEGPSGGPGMQEMLHPTSFLKGAGLGKKCALITDGRFSGGTSGLSIGHISPEAAHGGLIGLIENGDTISISVSRRELTLDVPAEVLAERRAQMEASDAPWTPNRTRTVTKALRAYAKMATSADKGAVRQVD, via the coding sequence GTGATCCCCCTTCGCTCACGAGTGACAACAGTCGGCCGCCAGGCCGCAGGCGCCCGCGCGCTGTGGCGCGCCACCGGAACGCAAGAAAACGAGTTCGGCAAACCGATCGTGGCCATCGTGAACTCCTACACCCAGTTCGTCCCCGGCCACGTCCACCTCAAGGACGTCGGCGACATCGTCGCGAAGGCCGTGCGCGCCGCGGGGGGCATCCCCAAAGAGTTCAACACGATCGCCGTCGACGACGGCATCGCCATGGGCCACTCCGGCATGCTCTACTCCCTGCCGTCTCGCGAAATCATCTCCGATTCGGTGGAGTACATGGTCAACGCCCACACCGTCGACGCGATGGTGTGCATCTCCAACTGCGACAAGATCACCCCGGGCATGCTCAACGCCGCGATGCGCCTGAACATCCCCGCCGTCTTCGTCTCCGGCGGGCCGATGGAGGCCGGTAAGGCGATCTCCGTCGGCGGCGTGACCAAGCCGAAGTCCGACCTCATCGACGCGATCGCTCTGTCCGCCGACGACAGCGTCAGCGACGCCCAGCTCGACGACATTGCCAACAACGCCTGCCCCACCTGCGGGTCCTGCTCGGGCATGTTCACCGCCAACTCCATGAACTGCCTCACCGAGGCGCTGGGTTTGTCGCTGCCGGGCAACGGCACGACCCTGGCCACGCACACCGCGCGCCGCGCGCTGTTCGAGAAGGCCGGCGAGACCATCGTGGAGCTGTGCAATCGCTACTACGGAGAAGGCGACGAGACGGTGCTGCCGCGCTCCGTCGCCTCCGAGCACGCCTTCCGCAACGCGATGGCCCTCGATATGGCGATGGGCGGGTCCACCAACACGATCCTGCACATCCTCGCCGCCGCCCAGGAGGGTGAGGTCGACTTCGACCTCACCGACATCGACGAGCTTTCGCACCAGATCCCGTGCCTGTCCAAAGTCGCCCCCAACGGCGACGCCCACGTCGAGGACGTCCACCGCGCCGGCGGTATTCCCGCCATCCTCGGCGAGCTTGACCGCGCCGGTTTGCTGCACAAGGACGTCCACACCGTTGCCTACCCCAGCCTCGACGCGTGGCTGGCGGACTGGGACATCCGCTCCGAGAACCCGCTCGAAGACGCAGTGGAGCTCTACCACGCAGCGCCCGGCGGGCAGCGCACCACGCAGGCTTTCTCCCAGTCCGCGCGCTGGTCGTCGCTGGACACGGACTCCACCGTCGGTGTCATCCACGACGTCGAGCACCCCTTCACCTCCGACGGCGGCCTGGTGGTTCTGCGCGGGAACCTGGCGCCGGACGGGGCCATCCTCAAAACGGCCGGCGTCGAGGAAGGGCTGTGGGAGTTTTCCGGCCCCGCTCGCGTTGTCGACTCTCAGGAACAGGCCGTCTCGACCATCCTCGCCCGCGAGGTGCAGGAGGGCGAGGTCGTGGTGATCCGCTACGAGGGCCCCTCCGGCGGCCCGGGTATGCAGGAGATGCTCCACCCGACGTCCTTCCTCAAGGGCGCCGGGCTGGGCAAGAAGTGCGCCCTGATCACCGACGGCCGCTTCTCCGGCGGGACCTCGGGCCTGTCCATCGGGCACATCTCGCCCGAGGCCGCGCACGGGGGCCTGATCGGGCTGATTGAAAACGGCGACACCATCTCCATCTCCGTGTCCCGCCGCGAGCTCACCCTCGACGTCCCCGCCGAGGTCCTGGCCGAGCGGCGCGCCCAGATGGAGGCCTCCGACGCACCTTGGACGCCCAACCGCACCCGCACCGTGACGAAGGCCCTGCGCGCCTACGCCAAGATGGCCACGAGCGCCGACAAGGGTGCCGTGCGCCAGGTGGACTAG
- a CDS encoding PH domain-containing protein, translating to MTEPSQVFRPSREHVVAIVLMIGIALIGIAWAPLYLGWLLAFPVAALAWVLTASTTVGEQGISLRYLFRRDETIPWDDLTGIAFKGARVLATTTDGRALPMPGVTFNSIPELSEASRGRVTDVITGSAEAADGKYEIIDREGNKVLLSREEYEVYLSENPDTPGPRPVRTPTDNDKE from the coding sequence ATGACTGAGCCGTCGCAGGTCTTCCGCCCCAGCCGAGAGCATGTCGTAGCCATCGTGCTCATGATCGGCATCGCGCTTATCGGAATCGCCTGGGCGCCGCTCTACCTCGGTTGGCTCCTCGCCTTCCCCGTCGCAGCCTTGGCATGGGTGCTCACCGCCTCGACTACAGTGGGTGAGCAAGGGATTTCGCTGCGGTATCTCTTCCGGCGGGACGAGACCATCCCGTGGGACGACCTTACGGGCATCGCCTTCAAGGGCGCCCGCGTACTTGCGACCACCACCGACGGGCGCGCTCTGCCGATGCCCGGCGTCACCTTCAACTCGATTCCCGAGTTGTCCGAGGCCTCACGGGGGCGCGTTACCGACGTCATCACCGGCAGCGCCGAGGCCGCAGACGGCAAGTACGAAATCATCGACCGCGAGGGCAACAAGGTCCTCCTCAGCCGCGAGGAGTACGAGGTTTACCTCAGCGAAAACCCCGACACCCCGGGCCCGCGCCCGGTACGAACACCCACCGACAACGATAAGGAGTAG
- a CDS encoding mechanosensitive ion channel domain-containing protein — MPFARIAEELWRWIAETGINLALLVVVALLIPRAARFANRVVERQVSNTADADEAKTRLAIAGVGINIAQIIAFFLLLVFLLQQMGFSLAGAAIPATVVSAAVGFGAQNIIADFLAGFFILTEKQFGVGDHVSFEGGGLDVSGTVIQITMRSTHIRTLEQATVSIPNSAARIAVNYSNYWSTALVVMPIPLLGSDSAEEAVDRAEKAARATLASADVAPTVLGELEVHPAVDVNPPATVGMPWTMDLRLMVRVEPLSQWMVERALRVSLLNEFWDEYGSAPTVTGTRMDHVLDHAKATEAFAAAGQVAGPRQPHDAADAEDAQAEQPTEVIDRPAESTSTRLSPVPAGAGESTEASNDAETEHITDPDDDPASDMLADEAHKQTSLAFGGKMRMSTAILLGVFVILLIARGLTLGPTEDDPERSGILAPPPRTSATTTSQEPTPTSTTPQPTATQPATTQPTAPQPEPTSPTGQPPATGTPQPQPQSPSEQQGTQAPATPAGQPETRAPGGEGGQATAPNENAPQTQAP; from the coding sequence ATGCCATTTGCCCGTATCGCTGAAGAACTCTGGCGCTGGATCGCCGAAACAGGAATTAACCTTGCTCTCCTCGTTGTCGTGGCGCTGCTCATCCCGCGCGCCGCGCGCTTTGCCAACCGCGTGGTAGAGCGGCAGGTCAGCAACACCGCTGACGCCGACGAGGCGAAGACGCGCCTGGCGATAGCCGGCGTGGGCATCAACATCGCGCAGATCATTGCCTTCTTCCTGCTGCTGGTCTTCCTGCTGCAGCAGATGGGCTTCTCCCTCGCGGGCGCCGCCATCCCCGCAACGGTCGTCTCGGCCGCCGTCGGTTTCGGCGCCCAGAACATCATCGCCGACTTCTTGGCTGGCTTTTTCATCCTGACCGAAAAGCAGTTCGGCGTCGGCGACCACGTCTCTTTCGAAGGCGGCGGGCTGGACGTCAGCGGTACCGTCATCCAGATCACGATGCGCTCCACGCACATCCGCACGCTTGAGCAGGCCACCGTCTCCATCCCCAACTCCGCCGCGCGTATCGCCGTCAACTACTCCAACTACTGGTCCACGGCGCTCGTGGTCATGCCCATCCCCTTGCTCGGCTCGGACAGCGCGGAGGAAGCCGTCGACCGAGCGGAAAAGGCGGCCCGCGCCACCCTGGCCTCCGCTGACGTCGCTCCCACCGTCCTGGGCGAACTCGAGGTCCACCCGGCCGTGGACGTCAATCCGCCGGCCACCGTGGGCATGCCATGGACGATGGACCTGCGCCTGATGGTGCGCGTCGAGCCGCTGAGCCAATGGATGGTTGAGCGCGCTCTGCGCGTGTCGCTGCTCAACGAGTTCTGGGACGAGTACGGCTCCGCCCCCACGGTCACTGGCACGCGCATGGATCACGTGCTTGACCACGCCAAGGCCACGGAGGCCTTCGCCGCCGCCGGGCAGGTGGCCGGGCCGCGCCAACCACACGATGCCGCGGACGCGGAGGACGCGCAGGCTGAACAGCCCACCGAGGTCATCGACCGCCCGGCTGAGAGCACCTCAACGCGCCTGAGCCCCGTGCCCGCTGGCGCCGGCGAATCCACGGAGGCGAGCAACGACGCCGAAACCGAGCACATCACCGACCCGGACGACGACCCCGCCTCGGACATGCTCGCGGATGAGGCACACAAGCAGACCAGCCTCGCTTTCGGCGGCAAAATGCGGATGTCCACCGCCATTTTGCTGGGTGTCTTCGTCATCCTGCTCATCGCGCGCGGGCTCACGCTCGGGCCGACCGAGGACGACCCGGAGCGCTCCGGCATTCTCGCGCCCCCGCCGCGCACGAGCGCCACCACCACCTCCCAGGAGCCGACGCCCACCTCCACGACACCGCAGCCCACCGCGACGCAGCCCGCCACGACGCAGCCGACAGCACCCCAGCCGGAGCCGACGTCGCCCACGGGCCAGCCGCCCGCCACCGGGACGCCGCAGCCGCAGCCGCAGAGCCCGAGCGAGCAGCAGGGCACGCAGGCCCCGGCGACGCCGGCCGGCCAGCCGGAGACCCGCGCCCCCGGCGGTGAGGGCGGCCAGGCAACAGCACCGAATGAGAACGCGCCCCAGACGCAGGCACCCTAA
- a CDS encoding acetolactate synthase large subunit translates to MAGSQKPSKKSPSKQKRSPEADPARAPERMSGADAVVRSLEELGVELVFGLPGGAVLPLYDSLFAAKKLRHVLVRHEQGAGHAATGYAQATGKVGVCMATSGPGATNLVTPLADAYLDSVPIVAITGQVGSPLIGTDAFQEADIRGITMPITKHNLMVTSADQIPQAIATAIHIASTGRPGPVLVDIPKDLQAEEIEFHWPAALDLPGYKPNVKPHNRQITQAARMISQAKRPVLYIGGGVIKAEAHEELREFVEATGVPVVTTLMALGAFPESHPLHLGMPGMHGTVPAVGALQEADLLIAIGTRFDDRVTGNTATFAPGAKTIHADIDPAEVGKIRDVEVPIVGDAKRVLSALTDSFVAKGLDKPSISEWLERLDDLKERFPRGYEPQSDGKLAPQFVIETLSREVGPEAIYVAGVGQHQMWSAQFLDFEHPRTWINSGGLGTMGYAVPAALGAKAGRPDKEVWAVDGDGCFQMTNQEITTAALEGFPIKIALINNGNLGMVRQWQTLFYAGHYSHTKLGGEVYVPDFVKLSEALGAEAIRVTSEEEVVPAIRRAREINDRPVVVEFIVGEDAQVWPMIAAGSNNSDIHYALNIRPFFDMEESAAETPADIHERGK, encoded by the coding sequence GTGGCTGGTTCCCAGAAGCCTTCGAAAAAGTCCCCGTCGAAGCAGAAACGGTCCCCGGAAGCGGACCCCGCCCGCGCCCCCGAGCGGATGAGCGGCGCCGATGCCGTGGTCCGCAGCCTCGAGGAGCTCGGCGTCGAGCTCGTCTTCGGCCTGCCCGGCGGCGCGGTGCTGCCCCTGTACGATTCCCTCTTCGCCGCCAAGAAGTTGCGCCACGTGCTCGTGCGTCACGAGCAGGGCGCGGGCCACGCGGCAACCGGGTACGCCCAGGCGACCGGGAAGGTTGGCGTGTGCATGGCCACCTCGGGCCCCGGCGCGACGAACTTGGTCACCCCGCTTGCCGACGCCTACCTCGACTCGGTCCCGATCGTCGCCATCACGGGCCAGGTGGGCTCGCCCCTGATCGGCACCGACGCCTTCCAGGAGGCTGACATTCGCGGCATCACCATGCCCATCACCAAGCACAACCTCATGGTGACCAGCGCCGACCAGATCCCGCAGGCGATCGCCACAGCCATCCACATCGCCAGCACGGGTCGGCCCGGCCCCGTGCTCGTGGATATTCCGAAGGACCTGCAGGCGGAGGAGATCGAGTTCCACTGGCCGGCCGCGCTCGACCTGCCCGGCTACAAGCCGAACGTCAAGCCGCACAACCGCCAGATCACGCAGGCGGCCCGGATGATCTCGCAGGCGAAACGGCCCGTCCTCTACATTGGCGGCGGTGTGATCAAGGCGGAGGCGCACGAGGAGCTGCGCGAGTTCGTCGAGGCGACCGGCGTGCCCGTGGTGACCACGCTCATGGCCCTCGGCGCGTTCCCGGAAAGCCACCCGCTGCACTTGGGCATGCCGGGAATGCACGGCACGGTGCCCGCCGTCGGTGCGCTGCAGGAGGCCGACCTCCTCATCGCCATCGGCACGCGTTTCGACGACCGAGTCACAGGCAACACCGCGACCTTTGCGCCCGGGGCGAAGACGATCCACGCCGACATCGATCCCGCGGAGGTGGGCAAGATTCGCGACGTCGAGGTGCCCATCGTCGGCGACGCCAAGCGCGTCCTTTCGGCCCTGACGGACTCTTTTGTGGCGAAGGGGCTGGACAAGCCGTCGATAAGCGAATGGCTTGAGCGTCTCGACGACCTCAAGGAGCGCTTCCCCCGCGGCTACGAGCCGCAGTCGGACGGGAAGCTGGCGCCGCAGTTTGTCATCGAGACCCTCTCGCGCGAGGTCGGCCCCGAGGCGATTTACGTCGCCGGCGTGGGCCAGCACCAGATGTGGTCGGCGCAGTTCCTCGACTTCGAGCACCCCCGCACGTGGATCAACTCTGGCGGGCTGGGGACCATGGGGTACGCGGTTCCCGCCGCGCTGGGCGCGAAGGCCGGACGGCCGGACAAGGAGGTCTGGGCGGTCGATGGAGACGGGTGCTTCCAGATGACCAACCAGGAGATCACCACCGCGGCGCTCGAGGGCTTTCCCATCAAGATCGCCCTGATTAACAACGGCAACCTCGGCATGGTGCGCCAGTGGCAGACCCTGTTCTACGCGGGCCACTACTCGCACACGAAGTTGGGCGGGGAGGTCTACGTCCCAGACTTCGTCAAGCTTTCCGAGGCGCTCGGCGCCGAAGCCATCCGCGTCACCTCCGAGGAGGAGGTCGTCCCCGCGATCCGCCGGGCCCGAGAGATCAATGACCGCCCCGTCGTCGTCGAGTTCATCGTCGGTGAGGACGCCCAGGTGTGGCCGATGATCGCTGCGGGCAGCAACAACTCGGACATCCACTACGCCCTGAACATCCGCCCGTTCTTCGACATGGAGGAGTCCGCGGCGGAAACCCCGGCGGACATCCACGAGAGGGGAAAGTAA
- the ilvN gene encoding acetolactate synthase small subunit has translation MLNNDEPTRNILSVLVLDLDGIITRVTALFTRRGYNLISLVSAKTETEGINRLTIVVDASEYHIEQITKQLHKLVQVLKVVRLEDDTTIARSLMLVKVDANNSNRTQVVDAAAIFRARVVDVSPDSVVIEATGVPSKLRAFLDVMESFGVRELVQSGQVALNRGPKTFAPSK, from the coding sequence ATGCTGAATAACGACGAACCCACCCGCAACATCCTGTCGGTGCTGGTGCTCGACCTCGACGGGATCATCACCCGCGTGACCGCCCTGTTCACCCGGCGCGGCTACAACCTGATCTCGCTGGTGTCCGCCAAGACGGAGACCGAGGGCATCAACCGGCTGACCATCGTGGTGGACGCCTCCGAATATCACATCGAGCAGATCACCAAGCAGCTGCACAAGCTGGTTCAGGTGCTCAAGGTCGTGCGGCTTGAGGACGACACGACCATCGCGCGCTCCCTCATGCTGGTGAAGGTGGACGCGAATAACTCCAACCGCACGCAGGTCGTCGACGCCGCCGCGATCTTCCGCGCCCGCGTCGTGGACGTCTCGCCGGACTCCGTGGTCATCGAGGCCACCGGCGTGCCCTCGAAGCTGCGCGCGTTCCTCGACGTGATGGAGAGTTTCGGCGTGCGCGAGCTGGTGCAGTCCGGCCAGGTGGCGCTCAACCGCGGGCCGAAAACTTTTGCGCCGTCAAAGTAG